The following coding sequences are from one Pararge aegeria chromosome 13, ilParAegt1.1, whole genome shotgun sequence window:
- the LOC120629021 gene encoding orcokinin peptides-like isoform X1, with protein MVRAAATVAMALATLLVCCNADPHQEQDLRVGGHNTGDRYDVNGHKQRNLDPLGGGNLVREVRELRRFPYFMGRRFEYNSPYGGKRDNWPLVMPIEYGYYGEGLPKRNFDEIDRSNLDNFVKKRNFDEIDQTSMPFPFKRFYHFVGPNYLDSVSSFDKKRYRPDFPMDEIDLSQFPIGSKRSSGMPVHTLR; from the exons ATGGTGCGAGCCGCAGCTACTGTGGCTATGGCCTTAGCCACACTGCTGGTCTGCTGCAACGCTGATCCTCACCAG GAACAAGATTTAAGAGTAGGCGGGCATAACACCGGAGATCGCTACGACGTTAACG gtcATAAGCAACGGAATTTGGATCCACTGGGCGGAGGTAACTTGGTTCGTGAAGTTCGAGAGTTACGACGCTTTCCTTATTTCATGGGAAGAAGATTTGAATACAACAG TCCATATGGAGGCAAGCGGGACAATTGGCCGCTCGTGATGCCAATCGAGTACGGATATTACGGAGAGGGACTTCCCAAGCGCAATTTCGACGAGATTGACCG ATCGAACCTGGATAACTTTGTGAAGAAGCGTAACTTTGATGAAATCGACCAGACTTCAATGCCGTTCCCCTTCAAGCGGTTTTACCATTTCGTCGGACCAAACTACCTGGACTCAGT ATCGAGCTTCGACAAGAAGAGATACAGACCAGACTTCCCCATGGACGAGATTGACCTGTCTCAATTCCCCATCGGCTCGAAGCGCTCATCCGGAATGCCCGTTCATACTCTACGATAA
- the LOC120629021 gene encoding uncharacterized protein LOC120629021 isoform X2, producing MVRAAATVAMALATLLVCCNADPHQEQDLRVGGHNTGDRYDVNDFRRREELDDIMRFLIQYENKLEDRNFGGMDRNTILGRLINYENNPLRGPTSGSSFPGHDIYGGKNINGGSPVLTRDMEDKMQYARFVDSLGGGNFVRSLDSIGGGNFVRNLDSIGGANFVKRTLDSIGGANFVKRTLDSIGGANFVKRNLDSIGGANFVKKNLDQIGGPNLVKRHLDSLGGGNLVRNLDSIGGGNFVRRQVDSLGGGNFQRNLDPLGGGNLVREVRELRRFPYFMGRRFEYNSPYGGKRDNWPLVMPIEYGYYGEGLPKRNFDEIDRSNLDNFVKKRNFDEIDQTSMPFPFKRFYHFVGPNYLDSVSSFDKKRYRPDFPMDEIDLSQFPIGSKRSSGMPVHTLR from the exons ATGGTGCGAGCCGCAGCTACTGTGGCTATGGCCTTAGCCACACTGCTGGTCTGCTGCAACGCTGATCCTCACCAG GAACAAGATTTAAGAGTAGGCGGGCATAACACCGGAGATCGCTACGACGTTAACG ATTTTAGACGTAGAGAAGAACTTGATGATATCATGAGATTCCTTAttcaatatgaaaataaattggaaGACAGGAATTTTGGTGGAATGGATAGAAATACCATACTTGGTCGTCTTATAAACTATGAAAACAATCCTTTGAGAGGACCCACAAGTGGTTCAAGTTTCCCTGGACACGATATATATGGGGGCAAAAATATAAATGGAGGGTCACCAGTTTTGACAAGAGATATGGAAGATAAAATGCAATACGCTAGATTTGTAGATTCTCTGGGGGGTGGTAACTTTGTACGGTCTCTGGATAGTATAGGCGGAGGAAATTTCGTGAGGAATTTAGACTCAATTGGCGGGGCTAATTTTGTCAAGAGGACCTTGGATTCAATCGGTGGAGCTAATTTCGTAAAGAGAACCTTGGATTCAATCGGTGGAGCTAATTTCGTCAAGAGAAACTTGGATTCGATTGGTGGAGCTAATTTTGTCAAGAAGAATCTCGATCAAATTGGTGGACCCAATTTGGTCAAGAGACACCTGGATTCCTTAGGCGGTGGAAATCTAGTACGTAATTTAGATTCCATTGGAGGAGGCAATTTCGTCCGACGACAGGTTGATTCTCTAGGTGGCGGAAACTTt CAACGGAATTTGGATCCACTGGGCGGAGGTAACTTGGTTCGTGAAGTTCGAGAGTTACGACGCTTTCCTTATTTCATGGGAAGAAGATTTGAATACAACAG TCCATATGGAGGCAAGCGGGACAATTGGCCGCTCGTGATGCCAATCGAGTACGGATATTACGGAGAGGGACTTCCCAAGCGCAATTTCGACGAGATTGACCG ATCGAACCTGGATAACTTTGTGAAGAAGCGTAACTTTGATGAAATCGACCAGACTTCAATGCCGTTCCCCTTCAAGCGGTTTTACCATTTCGTCGGACCAAACTACCTGGACTCAGT ATCGAGCTTCGACAAGAAGAGATACAGACCAGACTTCCCCATGGACGAGATTGACCTGTCTCAATTCCCCATCGGCTCGAAGCGCTCATCCGGAATGCCCGTTCATACTCTACGATAA